A portion of the Drosophila sechellia strain sech25 chromosome 2R, ASM438219v1, whole genome shotgun sequence genome contains these proteins:
- the LOC6608871 gene encoding amphiphysin isoform X2 has product MTENKGIMLAKSVQKHAGRAKEKILQNLGKVDRTADEIFDDHLNNFNRQQASANRLQKEFNNYIRCVRAAQAASKTLMDSVCEIYEPQWSGYDALQAQTGASESLWADFAHKLGDQVLIPLNTYTGQFPEMKKKVEKRNRKLIDYDGQRHSFQNLQANANKRKDDVKLTKGREQLEEARRTYEILNTELHDELPALYDSRILFLVTNLQTLFATEQVFHNETAKIYSELEAIVDKLATESQRGSNTLRKQTSNPIKTSSPVQSPVNKLNNANINSNYQNQITTNGGSSLANSQPRPESPAAALVSATPSSPVENGVTTKSVERPELSGLNASAKATTTTQTSPTEDKAVVSEAVKPSESEGAAAAAAAAAAAAEAASVTPAPPATPAQINGNNNEPSIAKDGGKQPKELPSTTSNAEAAAEAAANNGNSIEEHKQKKLGNDTTVTATETVTVTQHSVTSTDTDNIVTISDTNTDTKTSTGTSQKGRPVPVVNRHSVNNLNKNPFEDDDERIYEVPADANTADLPPGVLYRVKATYGYAKEDVDELSFEIGDLIRVIEYDDPEDQEEGWLMGQKEGTNEKGLFPANFTRPI; this is encoded by the exons ATGACCGAAAATAAAGGCATCATGCTGGCCAAATCTGTTCAAAAACACGCTGGACGTGCCAAGGAGAAG ATTCTACAAAACTTGGGCAAAGTCGATCGCACTGCAGATGAAATCTTCGACGATCACCTGAACAACTTCAATCGCCAGCAGGCGAGTGCCAACAGATTACAAAAGGAGTTCAATAACTACATAAGATGTGTTCGCG CCGCACAAGCCGCCTCCAAGACTCTGATGGATTCCGTTTGCGAGATCTACGAGCCACAATGGAGCGGTTACGATGCCCTGCAAGCACAAACTGGTGCCTCGGAAAGTCTGTGGGCGGACTTTGCGCACAAATTGGGGGATCAAGTCCTCATTCCGCTCAACACATACACCGGACAGTTTCCCGAAATGAAG AAAAAAGTGGAGAAGCGCAACCGAAAGCTGATTGACTACGATGGCCAACGACACTCTTTCCAGAATCTGCAGGCCAATGCCAACAAGCGCAAAGATGATGTCAAA CTAACCAAAGGACGCGAGCAGCTGGAGGAAGCTAGACGCACCTACGAAATCCTGAACACGGAACTGCATGACGAGCTGCCCGCCTTGTATGACTCTAGGATACTGTTTCTGGTCACCAACTTGCAGACGCTCTTCGCCACAGAGCAAGTGTTCCACAACGAAACGGCTAAG ATTTACTCGGAACTGGAGGCAATCGTCGACAAATTGGCCACAGAATCGCAGCGCGGCTCCAATACGCTACGCAAGCAAACAA GCAATCCCATCAAGACATCGAGCCCAGTGCAGTCGCCAGTGAATAAGTTAAACAATGCCAACATCAACAGCAACTATCAGAATCAAATAACTACAAACGGTGGCTCCAGTTTGGCAAACAGCC AACCACGCCCGGAatccccagcagcagcactagTATCAGCCACGCCCAGCAGTCCCGTCGAGAATGGAGTAACCACCAAATCAGTGGAGCGTCCCGAGCTCAGTGGTCTGAATGCGAGTGCCAAGGCAACCACAACCACGCAGACATCGCCCACGGAGGATAAGGCGGTGGTCAGTGAAGCAGTGAAGCCATCGGAAAGTGAgggagcagcggcagcagcggcagcagctgcagcagcagcagaagcagcatcTGTGACACCTGCCCCGCCAGCGACACCTGCCCAAAtcaatggcaacaacaatgaacCCTCGATTGCAAAGGACGGTGGCAAACAGCCCAAGGAACTGCCATCCACCACATCCAATGCAGAAGCTGCTGCCGAGGCGGCGGCCAACAATGGCAATTCCATCGAGGAGCACAAGCAGAAGAAACTAGGTAATGACACAACAGTCACAGCCACAGAAACAGTAACAGTCACCCAGCACTCAGTTACATCAACAGATACCGATAATATAGTAACCATAtcagatacaaatacagataCTAAGACCAGCACAGGCACTAGTCAGAAAGGTAGACCAGTACCAGTAGTTAATAGGCACAGCGTAAATAATCTTAATAAGAATCCGTTCGAGGATGACGACGAACGCATCTACGAGGTGCCCGCTG ATGCCAACACTGCTGACTTGCCGCCTGGAGTTCTGTACCGGGTGAAGGCCACCTATGGCTACGCCAAGGAGGATGTGGATGAGCTGAGCTTCGAGATCGGTGACCTTATTCGCGTTATTGAGTACGACGATCCCGAGGATCAG GAGGAGGGCTGGCTGATGGGTCAGAAGGAGGGCACCAACGAGAAGGGACTCTTCCCCGCCAACTTCACGCGTCCCATCTGA
- the LOC6608871 gene encoding myc box-dependent-interacting protein 1 isoform X4, giving the protein MTENKGIMLAKSVQKHAGRAKEKILQNLGKVDRTADEIFDDHLNNFNRQQASANRLQKEFNNYIRCVRAAQAASKTLMDSVCEIYEPQWSGYDALQAQTGASESLWADFAHKLGDQVLIPLNTYTGQFPEMKKKVEKRNRKLIDYDGQRHSFQNLQANANKRKDDVKLTKGREQLEEARRTYEILNTELHDELPALYDSRILFLVTNLQTLFATEQVFHNETAKIYSELEAIVDKLATESQRGSNTLRKQTSNPIKTSSPVQSPVNKLNNANINSNYQNQITTNGGSSLANSQPRPESPAAALVSATPSSPVENGVTTKSVERPELSGLNASAKATTTTQTSPTEDKAVVSEAVKPSESEGAAAAAAAAAAAAEAASVTPAPPATPAQINGNNNEPSIAKDGGKQPKELPSTTSNAEAAAEAAANNGNSIEEHKQKKLDANTADLPPGVLYRVKATYGYAKEDVDELSFEIGDLIRVIEYDDPEDQEEGWLMGQKEGTNEKGLFPANFTRPI; this is encoded by the exons ATGACCGAAAATAAAGGCATCATGCTGGCCAAATCTGTTCAAAAACACGCTGGACGTGCCAAGGAGAAG ATTCTACAAAACTTGGGCAAAGTCGATCGCACTGCAGATGAAATCTTCGACGATCACCTGAACAACTTCAATCGCCAGCAGGCGAGTGCCAACAGATTACAAAAGGAGTTCAATAACTACATAAGATGTGTTCGCG CCGCACAAGCCGCCTCCAAGACTCTGATGGATTCCGTTTGCGAGATCTACGAGCCACAATGGAGCGGTTACGATGCCCTGCAAGCACAAACTGGTGCCTCGGAAAGTCTGTGGGCGGACTTTGCGCACAAATTGGGGGATCAAGTCCTCATTCCGCTCAACACATACACCGGACAGTTTCCCGAAATGAAG AAAAAAGTGGAGAAGCGCAACCGAAAGCTGATTGACTACGATGGCCAACGACACTCTTTCCAGAATCTGCAGGCCAATGCCAACAAGCGCAAAGATGATGTCAAA CTAACCAAAGGACGCGAGCAGCTGGAGGAAGCTAGACGCACCTACGAAATCCTGAACACGGAACTGCATGACGAGCTGCCCGCCTTGTATGACTCTAGGATACTGTTTCTGGTCACCAACTTGCAGACGCTCTTCGCCACAGAGCAAGTGTTCCACAACGAAACGGCTAAG ATTTACTCGGAACTGGAGGCAATCGTCGACAAATTGGCCACAGAATCGCAGCGCGGCTCCAATACGCTACGCAAGCAAACAA GCAATCCCATCAAGACATCGAGCCCAGTGCAGTCGCCAGTGAATAAGTTAAACAATGCCAACATCAACAGCAACTATCAGAATCAAATAACTACAAACGGTGGCTCCAGTTTGGCAAACAGCC AACCACGCCCGGAatccccagcagcagcactagTATCAGCCACGCCCAGCAGTCCCGTCGAGAATGGAGTAACCACCAAATCAGTGGAGCGTCCCGAGCTCAGTGGTCTGAATGCGAGTGCCAAGGCAACCACAACCACGCAGACATCGCCCACGGAGGATAAGGCGGTGGTCAGTGAAGCAGTGAAGCCATCGGAAAGTGAgggagcagcggcagcagcggcagcagctgcagcagcagcagaagcagcatcTGTGACACCTGCCCCGCCAGCGACACCTGCCCAAAtcaatggcaacaacaatgaacCCTCGATTGCAAAGGACGGTGGCAAACAGCCCAAGGAACTGCCATCCACCACATCCAATGCAGAAGCTGCTGCCGAGGCGGCGGCCAACAATGGCAATTCCATCGAGGAGCACAAGCAGAAGAAACTAG ATGCCAACACTGCTGACTTGCCGCCTGGAGTTCTGTACCGGGTGAAGGCCACCTATGGCTACGCCAAGGAGGATGTGGATGAGCTGAGCTTCGAGATCGGTGACCTTATTCGCGTTATTGAGTACGACGATCCCGAGGATCAG GAGGAGGGCTGGCTGATGGGTCAGAAGGAGGGCACCAACGAGAAGGGACTCTTCCCCGCCAACTTCACGCGTCCCATCTGA
- the LOC6608871 gene encoding myc box-dependent-interacting protein 1 isoform X3, translating to MTENKGIMLAKSVQKHAGRAKEKILQNLGKVDRTADEIFDDHLNNFNRQQASANRLQKEFNNYIRCVRAAQAASKTLMDSVCEIYEPQWSGYDALQAQTGASESLWADFAHKLGDQVLIPLNTYTGQFPEMKKKVEKRNRKLIDYDGQRHSFQNLQANANKRKDDVKLTKGREQLEEARRTYEILNTELHDELPALYDSRILFLVTNLQTLFATEQVFHNETAKIYSELEAIVDKLATESQRGSNTLRKQTSNPIKTSSPVQSPVNKLNNANINSNYQNQITTNGGSSLANSPTSTSSSLQEPRFDSVSSTPEPRPESPAAALVSATPSSPVENGVTTKSVERPELSGLNASAKATTTTQTSPTEDKAVVSEAVKPSESEGAAAAAAAAAAAAEAASVTPAPPATPAQINGNNNEPSIAKDGGKQPKELPSTTSNAEAAAEAAANNGNSIEEHKQKKLDANTADLPPGVLYRVKATYGYAKEDVDELSFEIGDLIRVIEYDDPEDQEEGWLMGQKEGTNEKGLFPANFTRPI from the exons ATGACCGAAAATAAAGGCATCATGCTGGCCAAATCTGTTCAAAAACACGCTGGACGTGCCAAGGAGAAG ATTCTACAAAACTTGGGCAAAGTCGATCGCACTGCAGATGAAATCTTCGACGATCACCTGAACAACTTCAATCGCCAGCAGGCGAGTGCCAACAGATTACAAAAGGAGTTCAATAACTACATAAGATGTGTTCGCG CCGCACAAGCCGCCTCCAAGACTCTGATGGATTCCGTTTGCGAGATCTACGAGCCACAATGGAGCGGTTACGATGCCCTGCAAGCACAAACTGGTGCCTCGGAAAGTCTGTGGGCGGACTTTGCGCACAAATTGGGGGATCAAGTCCTCATTCCGCTCAACACATACACCGGACAGTTTCCCGAAATGAAG AAAAAAGTGGAGAAGCGCAACCGAAAGCTGATTGACTACGATGGCCAACGACACTCTTTCCAGAATCTGCAGGCCAATGCCAACAAGCGCAAAGATGATGTCAAA CTAACCAAAGGACGCGAGCAGCTGGAGGAAGCTAGACGCACCTACGAAATCCTGAACACGGAACTGCATGACGAGCTGCCCGCCTTGTATGACTCTAGGATACTGTTTCTGGTCACCAACTTGCAGACGCTCTTCGCCACAGAGCAAGTGTTCCACAACGAAACGGCTAAG ATTTACTCGGAACTGGAGGCAATCGTCGACAAATTGGCCACAGAATCGCAGCGCGGCTCCAATACGCTACGCAAGCAAACAA GCAATCCCATCAAGACATCGAGCCCAGTGCAGTCGCCAGTGAATAAGTTAAACAATGCCAACATCAACAGCAACTATCAGAATCAAATAACTACAAACGGTGGCTCCAGTTTGGCAAACAGCC CGACATCCACCAGCTCGTCGCTGCAAGAGCCTCGATTTGATTCAGTTTCTTCAACACCAGAACCACGCCCGGAatccccagcagcagcactagTATCAGCCACGCCCAGCAGTCCCGTCGAGAATGGAGTAACCACCAAATCAGTGGAGCGTCCCGAGCTCAGTGGTCTGAATGCGAGTGCCAAGGCAACCACAACCACGCAGACATCGCCCACGGAGGATAAGGCGGTGGTCAGTGAAGCAGTGAAGCCATCGGAAAGTGAgggagcagcggcagcagcggcagcagctgcagcagcagcagaagcagcatcTGTGACACCTGCCCCGCCAGCGACACCTGCCCAAAtcaatggcaacaacaatgaacCCTCGATTGCAAAGGACGGTGGCAAACAGCCCAAGGAACTGCCATCCACCACATCCAATGCAGAAGCTGCTGCCGAGGCGGCGGCCAACAATGGCAATTCCATCGAGGAGCACAAGCAGAAGAAACTAG ATGCCAACACTGCTGACTTGCCGCCTGGAGTTCTGTACCGGGTGAAGGCCACCTATGGCTACGCCAAGGAGGATGTGGATGAGCTGAGCTTCGAGATCGGTGACCTTATTCGCGTTATTGAGTACGACGATCCCGAGGATCAG GAGGAGGGCTGGCTGATGGGTCAGAAGGAGGGCACCAACGAGAAGGGACTCTTCCCCGCCAACTTCACGCGTCCCATCTGA
- the LOC6608871 gene encoding myc box-dependent-interacting protein 1 isoform X5, whose amino-acid sequence MTENKGIMLAKSVQKHAGRAKEKILQNLGKVDRTADEIFDDHLNNFNRQQASANRLQKEFNNYIRCVRAAQAASKTLMDSVCEIYEPQWSGYDALQAQTGASESLWADFAHKLGDQVLIPLNTYTGQFPEMKKKVEKRNRKLIDYDGQRHSFQNLQANANKRKDDVKLTKGREQLEEARRTYEILNTELHDELPALYDSRILFLVTNLQTLFATEQVFHNETAKIYSELEAIVDKLATESQRGSNTLRKQTSNPIKTSSPVQSPVNKLNNANINSNYQNQITTNGGSSLANSHANTADLPPGVLYRVKATYGYAKEDVDELSFEIGDLIRVIEYDDPEDQEEGWLMGQKEGTNEKGLFPANFTRPI is encoded by the exons ATGACCGAAAATAAAGGCATCATGCTGGCCAAATCTGTTCAAAAACACGCTGGACGTGCCAAGGAGAAG ATTCTACAAAACTTGGGCAAAGTCGATCGCACTGCAGATGAAATCTTCGACGATCACCTGAACAACTTCAATCGCCAGCAGGCGAGTGCCAACAGATTACAAAAGGAGTTCAATAACTACATAAGATGTGTTCGCG CCGCACAAGCCGCCTCCAAGACTCTGATGGATTCCGTTTGCGAGATCTACGAGCCACAATGGAGCGGTTACGATGCCCTGCAAGCACAAACTGGTGCCTCGGAAAGTCTGTGGGCGGACTTTGCGCACAAATTGGGGGATCAAGTCCTCATTCCGCTCAACACATACACCGGACAGTTTCCCGAAATGAAG AAAAAAGTGGAGAAGCGCAACCGAAAGCTGATTGACTACGATGGCCAACGACACTCTTTCCAGAATCTGCAGGCCAATGCCAACAAGCGCAAAGATGATGTCAAA CTAACCAAAGGACGCGAGCAGCTGGAGGAAGCTAGACGCACCTACGAAATCCTGAACACGGAACTGCATGACGAGCTGCCCGCCTTGTATGACTCTAGGATACTGTTTCTGGTCACCAACTTGCAGACGCTCTTCGCCACAGAGCAAGTGTTCCACAACGAAACGGCTAAG ATTTACTCGGAACTGGAGGCAATCGTCGACAAATTGGCCACAGAATCGCAGCGCGGCTCCAATACGCTACGCAAGCAAACAA GCAATCCCATCAAGACATCGAGCCCAGTGCAGTCGCCAGTGAATAAGTTAAACAATGCCAACATCAACAGCAACTATCAGAATCAAATAACTACAAACGGTGGCTCCAGTTTGGCAAACAGCC ATGCCAACACTGCTGACTTGCCGCCTGGAGTTCTGTACCGGGTGAAGGCCACCTATGGCTACGCCAAGGAGGATGTGGATGAGCTGAGCTTCGAGATCGGTGACCTTATTCGCGTTATTGAGTACGACGATCCCGAGGATCAG GAGGAGGGCTGGCTGATGGGTCAGAAGGAGGGCACCAACGAGAAGGGACTCTTCCCCGCCAACTTCACGCGTCCCATCTGA
- the LOC6608871 gene encoding amphiphysin isoform X1, with translation MTENKGIMLAKSVQKHAGRAKEKILQNLGKVDRTADEIFDDHLNNFNRQQASANRLQKEFNNYIRCVRAAQAASKTLMDSVCEIYEPQWSGYDALQAQTGASESLWADFAHKLGDQVLIPLNTYTGQFPEMKKKVEKRNRKLIDYDGQRHSFQNLQANANKRKDDVKLTKGREQLEEARRTYEILNTELHDELPALYDSRILFLVTNLQTLFATEQVFHNETAKIYSELEAIVDKLATESQRGSNTLRKQTSNPIKTSSPVQSPVNKLNNANINSNYQNQITTNGGSSLANSPTSTSSSLQEPRFDSVSSTPEPRPESPAAALVSATPSSPVENGVTTKSVERPELSGLNASAKATTTTQTSPTEDKAVVSEAVKPSESEGAAAAAAAAAAAAEAASVTPAPPATPAQINGNNNEPSIAKDGGKQPKELPSTTSNAEAAAEAAANNGNSIEEHKQKKLGNDTTVTATETVTVTQHSVTSTDTDNIVTISDTNTDTKTSTGTSQKGRPVPVVNRHSVNNLNKNPFEDDDERIYEVPADANTADLPPGVLYRVKATYGYAKEDVDELSFEIGDLIRVIEYDDPEDQEEGWLMGQKEGTNEKGLFPANFTRPI, from the exons ATGACCGAAAATAAAGGCATCATGCTGGCCAAATCTGTTCAAAAACACGCTGGACGTGCCAAGGAGAAG ATTCTACAAAACTTGGGCAAAGTCGATCGCACTGCAGATGAAATCTTCGACGATCACCTGAACAACTTCAATCGCCAGCAGGCGAGTGCCAACAGATTACAAAAGGAGTTCAATAACTACATAAGATGTGTTCGCG CCGCACAAGCCGCCTCCAAGACTCTGATGGATTCCGTTTGCGAGATCTACGAGCCACAATGGAGCGGTTACGATGCCCTGCAAGCACAAACTGGTGCCTCGGAAAGTCTGTGGGCGGACTTTGCGCACAAATTGGGGGATCAAGTCCTCATTCCGCTCAACACATACACCGGACAGTTTCCCGAAATGAAG AAAAAAGTGGAGAAGCGCAACCGAAAGCTGATTGACTACGATGGCCAACGACACTCTTTCCAGAATCTGCAGGCCAATGCCAACAAGCGCAAAGATGATGTCAAA CTAACCAAAGGACGCGAGCAGCTGGAGGAAGCTAGACGCACCTACGAAATCCTGAACACGGAACTGCATGACGAGCTGCCCGCCTTGTATGACTCTAGGATACTGTTTCTGGTCACCAACTTGCAGACGCTCTTCGCCACAGAGCAAGTGTTCCACAACGAAACGGCTAAG ATTTACTCGGAACTGGAGGCAATCGTCGACAAATTGGCCACAGAATCGCAGCGCGGCTCCAATACGCTACGCAAGCAAACAA GCAATCCCATCAAGACATCGAGCCCAGTGCAGTCGCCAGTGAATAAGTTAAACAATGCCAACATCAACAGCAACTATCAGAATCAAATAACTACAAACGGTGGCTCCAGTTTGGCAAACAGCC CGACATCCACCAGCTCGTCGCTGCAAGAGCCTCGATTTGATTCAGTTTCTTCAACACCAGAACCACGCCCGGAatccccagcagcagcactagTATCAGCCACGCCCAGCAGTCCCGTCGAGAATGGAGTAACCACCAAATCAGTGGAGCGTCCCGAGCTCAGTGGTCTGAATGCGAGTGCCAAGGCAACCACAACCACGCAGACATCGCCCACGGAGGATAAGGCGGTGGTCAGTGAAGCAGTGAAGCCATCGGAAAGTGAgggagcagcggcagcagcggcagcagctgcagcagcagcagaagcagcatcTGTGACACCTGCCCCGCCAGCGACACCTGCCCAAAtcaatggcaacaacaatgaacCCTCGATTGCAAAGGACGGTGGCAAACAGCCCAAGGAACTGCCATCCACCACATCCAATGCAGAAGCTGCTGCCGAGGCGGCGGCCAACAATGGCAATTCCATCGAGGAGCACAAGCAGAAGAAACTAGGTAATGACACAACAGTCACAGCCACAGAAACAGTAACAGTCACCCAGCACTCAGTTACATCAACAGATACCGATAATATAGTAACCATAtcagatacaaatacagataCTAAGACCAGCACAGGCACTAGTCAGAAAGGTAGACCAGTACCAGTAGTTAATAGGCACAGCGTAAATAATCTTAATAAGAATCCGTTCGAGGATGACGACGAACGCATCTACGAGGTGCCCGCTG ATGCCAACACTGCTGACTTGCCGCCTGGAGTTCTGTACCGGGTGAAGGCCACCTATGGCTACGCCAAGGAGGATGTGGATGAGCTGAGCTTCGAGATCGGTGACCTTATTCGCGTTATTGAGTACGACGATCCCGAGGATCAG GAGGAGGGCTGGCTGATGGGTCAGAAGGAGGGCACCAACGAGAAGGGACTCTTCCCCGCCAACTTCACGCGTCCCATCTGA